A region of Streptomyces paludis DNA encodes the following proteins:
- the rhaI gene encoding L-rhamnose isomerase, which produces MTDLAAVKAALRNQAVETPSWAYGNSGTRFKVFAQPGVPRTPYEKLADAAAVHTLTGVAPTVSLHIPWDRVDDYAALAKYADELGVRVGAINSNTFQDDDYRLGSVCHPDAAVRRKAVGHLLECVDIMDATGSGDLKLWFADGTNYPGQDDIRGRQDRLADALAEVYARLGDGQRMLLEYKFFEPAFYATDVPDWGTAYAHCLKLGDRAQVVVDTGHHAPGTNIEFIVATLLREGRLGAFDFNSRFYADDDLMVGSADPFQLFRIMHEVLRGGGLTSAVAFMLDQCHNIEAKIPAIIRSVMNVQEATAKALLVDQKALAVAQWEGDVLGANAVLMDAYNTDVRPLLAEVREDMGLDPDPVAAYHRSGRHRRVVAERVGGTQAGWGA; this is translated from the coding sequence ATGACCGACCTTGCCGCGGTGAAGGCCGCGCTCAGGAACCAGGCCGTTGAGACGCCGTCATGGGCGTACGGAAACTCGGGGACCCGCTTCAAGGTGTTCGCTCAGCCGGGTGTACCCCGTACCCCGTACGAGAAGCTGGCCGACGCCGCCGCGGTACACACACTCACCGGTGTGGCCCCGACAGTGTCTCTGCACATCCCCTGGGACAGGGTCGACGACTACGCGGCGCTCGCGAAGTACGCGGACGAACTCGGCGTACGGGTGGGTGCGATCAACTCCAACACTTTCCAGGACGACGACTACCGGCTGGGCAGTGTCTGCCACCCCGATGCGGCGGTGCGCCGGAAAGCCGTCGGCCATCTGCTGGAGTGTGTCGACATCATGGACGCGACGGGGTCCGGGGATCTGAAGCTGTGGTTCGCCGACGGCACCAACTACCCCGGGCAGGACGACATCCGCGGTCGGCAGGACCGGCTGGCCGACGCGCTGGCCGAGGTGTACGCGAGGCTCGGGGACGGACAGCGCATGCTGCTGGAGTACAAGTTCTTCGAACCGGCCTTCTACGCGACCGACGTACCGGACTGGGGCACGGCCTACGCACACTGCCTCAAACTCGGCGACAGGGCGCAGGTGGTGGTGGACACCGGCCACCACGCGCCGGGTACCAACATCGAGTTCATCGTCGCCACACTGCTGCGGGAAGGAAGGCTCGGGGCGTTCGACTTCAACTCGCGTTTCTACGCCGACGACGACCTCATGGTCGGCTCCGCGGACCCGTTCCAGCTGTTCCGGATCATGCACGAGGTCCTCCGCGGCGGCGGGCTCACCTCCGCGGTCGCCTTCATGCTCGACCAGTGCCACAACATCGAGGCCAAGATCCCGGCAATCATCCGGTCCGTGATGAATGTGCAGGAGGCCACGGCGAAGGCACTGCTCGTCGACCAGAAGGCACTGGCCGTCGCCCAGTGGGAAGGTGACGTGCTCGGCGCCAACGCCGTGCTCATGGACGCGTACAACACCGACGTGAGGCCCCTGCTCGCCGAAGTCCGCGAGGACATGGGCCTGGACCCCGACCCGGTCGCCGCGTACCACCGCTCCGGCCGGCACCGGCGCGTCGTCGCCGAGCGCGTCGGCGGCACCCAGGCCGGTTGGGGCGCCTGA
- a CDS encoding sugar ABC transporter ATP-binding protein, whose product MTHPSDAGPAPVLALKDVAKSFGAVRALRGVSLELFPGEVHALAGENGAGKSTLIKTLAGVHRPDAGQVLLDGEPVAFHGPADARDSGIAVIYQEPTLFPDLSIAENIFMGRRPRRALRRIDHKATHAATVALMRRLGVDLDPDRPARGLSIADQQIVEIAKALSFDARVLIMDEPTAALTGSEVARLFGVVRTLREQGAAVLFISHRLEEIFEICQRVTTLRDGAWISSELLDGMTEDDLVRRMVGRDLDELYPKQDVKPGEVALSVRRLTREGVFTDVSFEVRRGEIVGLAGLVGAGRTEVARAVFGIDRWDAGEVEIDGRAMTNGAPSTAMSAGLALVPEDRRAQGLVMDMSIERNIGLTGLRTTVRAGLMDRNAERSRSLDWAVKLQVKYARIADTVNTLSGGNQQKVVLAKWLATGPKVLIVDEPTRGIDVGTKAEVHRLLSELAAGGVAVLMISSDLPEILGMADRVLVMHEGRLTAEILRSDATEESVMAAATGRAA is encoded by the coding sequence ATGACTCACCCGTCCGACGCGGGACCGGCCCCGGTGCTGGCACTGAAGGACGTAGCCAAGTCCTTCGGTGCCGTACGCGCCCTGCGGGGTGTCTCCCTGGAGCTGTTCCCCGGTGAGGTACATGCCCTCGCCGGAGAGAACGGCGCAGGCAAGTCAACCCTCATCAAGACCCTTGCCGGGGTGCACCGACCGGACGCCGGCCAGGTGCTGCTCGACGGCGAGCCCGTCGCCTTCCACGGTCCGGCCGACGCCCGTGACTCCGGTATCGCCGTGATCTACCAGGAACCCACGCTCTTCCCGGACCTCTCGATCGCCGAGAACATCTTCATGGGACGCCGGCCCCGGCGTGCGCTCCGCCGTATCGACCACAAGGCGACCCACGCGGCCACCGTCGCCCTGATGCGGAGGCTCGGTGTCGACCTCGACCCCGATCGCCCTGCCCGCGGCCTCTCGATCGCCGATCAGCAGATCGTCGAGATCGCCAAGGCACTCTCGTTCGACGCCCGAGTCCTGATCATGGACGAACCGACGGCCGCCCTTACCGGCAGCGAGGTCGCCCGTCTCTTCGGCGTGGTGCGCACCCTGCGGGAACAGGGCGCGGCGGTGCTGTTCATCTCTCATCGGCTGGAAGAGATCTTCGAGATCTGCCAGCGGGTGACGACCTTGCGTGACGGGGCCTGGATCTCCAGTGAACTGCTGGACGGCATGACCGAGGACGACCTGGTGCGCCGGATGGTCGGCCGTGACCTCGACGAGCTCTACCCCAAACAGGACGTCAAGCCCGGCGAGGTCGCCCTCAGCGTCCGGCGTCTGACCCGCGAGGGCGTGTTCACGGACGTGTCCTTCGAGGTCCGGCGTGGCGAGATCGTAGGTCTCGCCGGCCTGGTGGGCGCCGGCCGCACCGAGGTCGCCCGAGCGGTCTTCGGGATCGACCGGTGGGACGCCGGTGAGGTGGAGATCGACGGGCGCGCGATGACCAACGGCGCGCCGTCCACCGCGATGTCCGCGGGCCTCGCACTGGTCCCCGAAGACCGGCGCGCCCAGGGCCTGGTGATGGACATGTCCATCGAGCGCAACATTGGTCTGACCGGCCTGCGTACAACTGTCAGGGCCGGTTTGATGGACCGGAACGCCGAACGCAGCCGCTCCCTGGACTGGGCGGTCAAGCTCCAGGTGAAGTACGCCCGGATCGCGGACACCGTCAACACCTTGTCCGGCGGCAACCAGCAGAAGGTCGTCCTCGCCAAGTGGCTGGCCACCGGGCCGAAGGTGCTCATCGTCGACGAGCCGACGCGCGGCATCGACGTCGGCACCAAGGCCGAGGTGCACCGGCTGCTGTCCGAGCTGGCCGCCGGCGGGGTGGCCGTACTGATGATCTCCTCCGACCTGCCCGAGATCCTCGGTATGGCCGACCGCGTGCTGGTGATGCACGAGGGCCGGCTCACCGCCGAGATACTCCGCTCCGATGCCACCGAGGAATCCGTGATGGCCGCTGCCACCGGGAGGGCCGCATGA
- a CDS encoding ABC transporter permease: MTVTAPTPTPAAEESGTRLMDRVFKMRELAILGVFLVMIAITQAGNSEFLSEQGIKDLLLNATILVLVATGQSLVVLTRNVDLSVGSTLGITAFAAGIYLQDGGNPVVAIALAVLLGIGFGLLNGLLVSLGQVPALVVTLGTLYIIRGIDSIWVGSRQITAADLPGGFVDFGSGGVSAVPWLALIALAVVGATAYYLKHFGSGREIYALGSNPEAARLAGIPVRKRTLAAYTFCGALTGLAGAMYLARFGNVDSGTGSGYELTVVSAVVVGGVVFTGGSGSVYGAALGALLLTSINSVLPALGVSSVWVLAINGILLVLAISVDRIVALRVASALKKKSAAARQPAAAHTVSVKGDTGHA; the protein is encoded by the coding sequence ATGACGGTCACGGCTCCCACCCCCACCCCCGCGGCCGAGGAGAGCGGCACGCGCCTCATGGACCGCGTGTTCAAGATGCGCGAACTCGCCATACTGGGCGTGTTCCTGGTGATGATCGCCATCACTCAGGCGGGCAACAGCGAGTTCCTGTCCGAGCAGGGCATCAAGGACCTGCTGCTGAACGCGACCATCCTGGTGCTGGTCGCCACCGGCCAGTCCCTGGTCGTCCTCACCCGAAACGTCGATCTTTCCGTCGGCTCGACACTCGGCATCACCGCCTTCGCCGCCGGTATCTACCTCCAGGACGGCGGCAACCCGGTCGTGGCGATCGCCCTGGCGGTCCTGCTCGGTATCGGCTTCGGCCTGCTGAACGGTCTCCTCGTCAGCCTCGGCCAGGTGCCCGCCCTCGTCGTCACCCTCGGCACGCTCTACATCATCCGGGGCATCGACTCCATCTGGGTCGGGTCCCGCCAGATCACCGCGGCCGATCTTCCGGGCGGCTTCGTCGACTTCGGCTCCGGCGGTGTCTCCGCGGTGCCGTGGCTGGCGCTCATCGCGCTCGCCGTGGTGGGGGCGACCGCCTACTACCTCAAGCACTTCGGAAGCGGGCGTGAGATCTACGCGCTCGGTTCCAACCCCGAGGCCGCCCGTCTCGCCGGCATTCCCGTCCGCAAGCGGACCCTCGCCGCGTACACCTTCTGCGGAGCCCTCACCGGCCTGGCCGGCGCGATGTACCTGGCCCGGTTCGGAAACGTCGACTCCGGGACCGGCAGCGGCTACGAGCTGACCGTCGTCAGCGCTGTTGTGGTCGGTGGTGTGGTCTTCACCGGGGGGTCCGGCAGCGTCTACGGCGCGGCGCTCGGCGCGCTGCTGCTGACCTCGATCAACAGTGTGCTGCCCGCTCTCGGCGTCAGCTCCGTCTGGGTGCTCGCCATCAACGGCATCCTGCTCGTCCTCGCCATCTCCGTCGACCGGATCGTCGCTCTGCGGGTGGCCTCCGCGCTGAAGAAGAAGTCGGCGGCGGCCCGTCAGCCGGCCGCCGCCCACACCGTCTCTGTGAAGGGAGACACCGGCCATGCCTGA
- a CDS encoding ABC transporter permease — MPESLTRAVRWDTVVGALLIVLLLFSFSFVDGFGNALNLSFLIGNTLPIALIALPMTMLVVSGEIDMSVASTAGLSGAVMGALWNQGMTIEAIIPICLLLGVVCGLINGLLVTRLGLPSLAVTIGTLAAYRGIAQIVLGSDAVTGFPEPYLDFSAGRIGDSFLPQAFLPFLVLLAIAVVALHATPFGRSLFAIGASEEAARFAGIRVKRQKLILFTVTGLMASLTGVFWALHYSSARYDNATGLELSVVAAVLLGGIDFDGGKGTLGGAIAGVFLLGALQNVMSLLNVSAQSQIVVTGALLVVSVLGPRVARQIVVARAGHRAAAAPQLPGVPPPA, encoded by the coding sequence ATGCCTGAGTCGCTCACCCGAGCCGTCCGCTGGGACACGGTCGTCGGCGCCCTCCTGATCGTCCTGCTGCTGTTCTCCTTCTCCTTCGTGGACGGCTTCGGCAACGCCCTGAACCTGTCGTTCCTGATCGGCAACACCTTGCCGATCGCGCTGATCGCGCTGCCGATGACGATGCTGGTGGTCTCCGGTGAGATCGACATGTCGGTCGCCTCAACGGCCGGGCTGTCCGGCGCGGTGATGGGCGCCTTGTGGAACCAGGGCATGACCATCGAGGCGATCATCCCGATCTGCCTGCTGCTGGGCGTGGTCTGCGGGCTGATCAACGGCCTGCTCGTCACCCGGCTCGGCCTGCCCTCGCTCGCCGTCACCATCGGTACCCTCGCCGCCTACCGGGGCATCGCGCAGATCGTGCTCGGCTCCGACGCGGTGACCGGCTTCCCCGAGCCGTACCTGGACTTCTCGGCCGGCCGCATCGGGGACAGCTTCCTCCCGCAGGCATTTCTGCCCTTCCTCGTCCTGCTGGCCATCGCCGTCGTGGCCCTGCACGCCACCCCGTTCGGACGGTCGTTGTTCGCGATCGGCGCGAGTGAGGAAGCCGCGCGTTTCGCGGGCATCCGTGTCAAGCGGCAGAAGCTGATCCTTTTCACGGTGACCGGTCTCATGGCCTCCCTGACCGGTGTCTTCTGGGCGCTGCACTACTCCAGCGCCCGCTACGACAACGCCACCGGGCTCGAACTCTCCGTCGTGGCCGCCGTCCTCCTCGGCGGTATCGACTTCGACGGCGGAAAGGGCACCCTCGGCGGGGCGATCGCGGGCGTCTTCCTGCTCGGCGCGCTGCAGAACGTCATGAGCCTCCTGAACGTGTCCGCCCAGTCGCAGATCGTCGTCACCGGCGCTCTGCTCGTCGTCTCCGTGCTCGGCCCTCGGGTCGCACGGCAGATCGTCGTCGCGAGAGCCGGACACAGAGCCGCCGCGGCACCACAGCTGCCCGGAGTCCCGCCCCCGGCGTAA
- the rhaS gene encoding rhamnose ABC transporter substrate-binding protein: MYIVPRSTIRRAGTALAAVTSLALAVTACGGTSKEDVKSSGGSNVTAGKADPNAATKKGLTVGFLPKQVNNPYFTTADKSGEAAVKELGSTYKEVGPSSATDTSGQVNYVNTLTQQQVDAIAVSAQDPGALCPALKQAMSNNIKIVTYDSDTNPECRNAFISQASGEDLGRTEVQLLAEQIGYKGEIAILSAAQTATNQNAWIEFMKAELKDPKYKDMKLVKVAYGNDDAQQSFQQTQGLLQEYPNLKGIISPTTVGIKAAAQYLSGSKYKGKVKLTGLGTPNDMRKYVKNGTVDAFELWDPAKLGDLAARTAIALVSGQITGKEGETFKAGDTTYTIGKDGVISLGKPTVFDAKNIDQFNF; this comes from the coding sequence ATGTACATCGTGCCCAGATCGACAATTCGCCGTGCCGGTACGGCCCTTGCCGCTGTCACCTCTCTCGCCCTGGCCGTCACCGCCTGCGGCGGCACCAGCAAGGAGGACGTCAAGAGCAGCGGCGGCTCGAACGTGACGGCCGGCAAGGCCGACCCGAACGCGGCCACCAAGAAGGGCCTGACTGTCGGCTTCCTCCCCAAGCAGGTCAACAACCCCTACTTCACCACCGCCGACAAGAGTGGCGAGGCGGCCGTCAAAGAACTGGGCTCCACCTACAAGGAGGTCGGCCCCTCCAGCGCCACCGACACCTCCGGCCAGGTCAACTACGTGAACACACTGACCCAGCAACAGGTCGACGCGATCGCGGTCTCCGCGCAGGACCCGGGCGCCCTGTGCCCCGCCCTCAAGCAGGCCATGAGCAACAACATCAAGATCGTCACCTACGACTCCGACACCAACCCCGAATGTCGCAACGCCTTCATCTCACAGGCCAGTGGCGAGGACCTGGGCCGCACCGAGGTCCAGCTGCTCGCCGAGCAGATTGGCTACAAGGGGGAGATCGCGATCCTGTCGGCGGCGCAGACCGCGACGAACCAGAACGCCTGGATCGAATTCATGAAGGCGGAGCTGAAGGACCCGAAGTACAAGGACATGAAGCTGGTGAAGGTCGCGTACGGCAACGACGACGCCCAGCAGTCCTTCCAGCAGACCCAGGGACTGCTCCAGGAATACCCGAACCTGAAGGGGATCATCTCCCCGACCACCGTCGGTATCAAGGCCGCCGCCCAGTACCTGTCCGGCTCCAAGTACAAGGGCAAGGTCAAGCTGACGGGTCTCGGCACCCCCAACGACATGCGCAAGTACGTCAAGAACGGCACCGTCGACGCCTTTGAACTGTGGGACCCGGCGAAGCTCGGCGATCTGGCCGCCCGCACAGCCATCGCCCTGGTCTCCGGCCAGATCACCGGTAAGGAGGGAGAGACCTTCAAGGCCGGAGACACCACCTACACCATCGGCAAGGACGGTGTGATCAGCCTCGGCAAGCCGACGGTCTTCGACGCCAAGAACATCGATCAGTTCAACTTCTGA